The following coding sequences lie in one Flavobacterium sp. 20NA77.7 genomic window:
- a CDS encoding GLPGLI family protein: MKKIVFVILSLTGFTALAQKDFQGMAVYESKTSTAEFAKNFEGNKDITPEMKTQIMERMKKAFEKTFILNFDKSASIYKEEEKLDAPGQGGGMRMMTSMMGGGGTYYKNVKEKTYTVDKEVFGKEFLIKDSLPKYEWVLSQETKKIGDYTCFKATAITQPSKTDFRNFRRKEEKKDEEKTETTSKEGETKTDTEKVKKTNFLDEVNLPKEITITAWYCPEIPINQGPEGYWGLPGLIMEVNDGKTNILCSKLALNIKEKVEIKAPTSGDKVTQKEFDDTILKKMEEFREMGGGPGGRGSMQFRMGR, translated from the coding sequence ATGAAAAAAATAGTTTTCGTTATTTTAAGCTTAACAGGTTTTACCGCCTTAGCACAAAAAGACTTTCAAGGTATGGCAGTGTATGAATCTAAAACTTCAACCGCTGAATTTGCTAAAAACTTTGAAGGAAATAAAGATATTACTCCAGAAATGAAAACTCAAATTATGGAAAGAATGAAAAAAGCATTCGAAAAAACGTTCATTTTAAATTTTGATAAATCGGCGTCTATTTATAAAGAAGAAGAAAAATTAGATGCTCCAGGCCAAGGAGGGGGTATGCGCATGATGACCTCTATGATGGGTGGCGGTGGCACGTATTACAAAAATGTAAAAGAAAAAACATATACGGTAGACAAAGAAGTTTTTGGAAAAGAGTTTTTAATTAAAGATTCTTTGCCAAAATATGAATGGGTATTGTCTCAAGAAACAAAAAAAATTGGTGATTATACTTGTTTTAAAGCAACGGCAATAACACAACCTAGCAAAACTGATTTCAGAAACTTTAGAAGAAAAGAAGAAAAAAAAGACGAAGAAAAAACTGAAACTACTAGTAAAGAAGGTGAAACAAAAACAGATACTGAAAAAGTTAAAAAAACAAATTTTTTAGACGAAGTTAATTTACCAAAAGAAATTACTATTACGGCTTGGTATTGTCCTGAAATCCCAATTAATCAAGGACCTGAAGGCTATTGGGGGTTACCTGGATTAATTATGGAAGTAAATGATGGAAAAACGAATATTCTTTGCTCTAAACTAGCACTTAACATCAAAGAAAAAGTAGAAATTAAAGCCCCAACAAGTGGCGATAAAGTAACTCAAAAAGAATTTGACGACACCATACTAAAAAAAATGGAAGAGTTTAGAGAAATGGGTGGCGGTCCTGGTGGAAGAGGTAGTATGCAATTTAGAATGGGGAGATAA
- a CDS encoding isoaspartyl peptidase/L-asparaginase family protein encodes MTNRRNFLKKTALATAGLALASFKNATETAENKIELKPSQKPIVLSTWNFGIKANEAAWEILSKNGRALDAVEAGVKIPEGDPNERSVGYGGRPDRDGKVTLDACIMDEFSNIGSVACLEHIKHPISVARAVMEKTPHVMLVGKGALQFALLQGFKKENLLIEESEKEWKDWLKTSQYKPIANIENHDTIGMIALDANGNLSGACTTSGMAFKMHGRVGDSPIIGAGLYVDNEIGAATATGHGEEVIRITGCHLVVELMRQGLSPQKACEEAVMRIVKLTKNRGKELKDIQVGFIALNKKGEYGSYCIQGGFNYAVHDATGNKLIDANYFLK; translated from the coding sequence ATGACTAATAGACGAAATTTTTTAAAGAAAACCGCTTTAGCCACGGCTGGATTGGCGCTTGCAAGTTTCAAAAACGCGACTGAAACGGCTGAAAATAAAATTGAATTAAAACCTTCACAAAAACCAATTGTTCTTTCTACATGGAATTTTGGAATTAAAGCAAACGAAGCCGCATGGGAAATTTTAAGCAAAAATGGACGTGCTTTAGATGCCGTAGAAGCGGGTGTAAAAATTCCAGAAGGCGATCCAAATGAACGCAGCGTAGGTTATGGCGGCCGTCCTGATAGAGATGGTAAGGTAACACTTGATGCTTGTATTATGGACGAATTTTCAAATATTGGCTCAGTAGCTTGTTTGGAACACATCAAACACCCTATTTCTGTCGCCCGTGCGGTTATGGAAAAAACACCACACGTGATGCTGGTCGGAAAAGGAGCATTACAATTTGCCCTTTTACAAGGATTTAAAAAAGAAAATTTATTAATTGAAGAATCCGAAAAAGAATGGAAAGATTGGTTAAAAACCAGCCAATACAAACCCATTGCAAATATCGAAAACCACGACACCATCGGAATGATTGCTTTAGATGCAAATGGAAATTTATCAGGTGCGTGTACAACCAGCGGCATGGCATTTAAAATGCACGGTCGTGTAGGCGATTCTCCAATTATTGGTGCGGGGTTATACGTAGATAATGAAATTGGTGCTGCAACTGCAACAGGGCACGGCGAGGAAGTCATTCGAATTACAGGATGCCATTTGGTGGTAGAATTAATGCGACAAGGTTTGTCTCCTCAAAAAGCTTGTGAAGAAGCGGTAATGCGAATTGTAAAACTAACTAAAAATCGAGGCAAAGAATTAAAAGACATTCAAGTTGGATTTATTGCTTTGAATAAAAAAGGAGAATATGGCTCCTATTGTATACAAGGCGGTTTCAATTATGCCGTTCATGATGCAACTGGAAATAAATTAATAGATGCTAATTACTTTTTGAAATAA
- a CDS encoding deoxynucleoside kinase — protein MHIAIAGNIGAGKTTLTKLLSKHFKWEAHFEDVEDNPYLDDFYHQMERWSFNLQIFFLNSRFRQILDMRKSGKNTIQDRTIYEDAFIFAPNLHAMGLMTNRDYTNYKSLFDLMEDLVGPPDLLIYLRSSIPNLVNQIHKRGRDYENSISIDYLSRLNERYEAWIQTYDKGKLVIIDVDNMDYLNNPEDLGTIIQKIDAEIHGLF, from the coding sequence ATGCATATAGCGATTGCAGGAAACATTGGTGCCGGAAAAACGACTTTAACAAAATTATTATCTAAACATTTTAAATGGGAAGCTCATTTTGAAGATGTGGAAGATAATCCGTATTTAGATGATTTTTATCACCAAATGGAACGATGGAGTTTCAACTTACAAATATTTTTCTTGAATAGTCGATTTAGACAAATTTTAGATATGAGAAAATCAGGAAAAAATACTATTCAAGATAGAACCATTTATGAAGATGCTTTTATTTTTGCACCCAATCTTCACGCTATGGGACTCATGACAAATAGAGATTATACAAACTATAAATCTTTATTTGATTTAATGGAAGATTTAGTAGGGCCACCAGATTTATTGATTTACTTACGAAGTTCAATTCCAAATTTGGTCAATCAAATACATAAACGAGGTAGAGATTATGAAAACTCTATTTCTATTGATTATTTGAGTCGATTGAATGAAAGATATGAAGCGTGGATTCAAACGTATGACAAAGGAAAATTAGTCATAATTGATGTAGATAATATGGATTATTTAAATAATCCCGAAGATTTGGGGACTATTATTCAAAAAATTGACGCTGAAATACACGGATTATTTTAA
- a CDS encoding copper homeostasis protein CutC produces the protein MKHIEIACFNLESALLAQKAGADRVELCANISDDGTTPSTEIIQQARKNLTIDLYIMIRPRGGNFVYSKAELEHMKLEIETIKKLGINGFVFGILNKDKTINIEQNKALVELAKPFPCTFHRAFDAVAKYEQALEDVITCGFSTLLTSGTFSNVMEGKEVLKKLVKQAKNRIEIMPGGGLRSTNISELNQTVNANWYHSSAITDGTEIANSNEIIELKNKLQS, from the coding sequence ATGAAGCATATAGAAATCGCTTGTTTCAATCTCGAATCTGCATTACTAGCTCAAAAAGCGGGTGCCGATAGAGTCGAATTGTGTGCTAATATTTCAGATGATGGAACTACACCGTCAACCGAAATTATTCAACAAGCTCGAAAAAATCTAACTATCGATTTATATATAATGATTCGTCCTAGAGGCGGGAATTTCGTTTACTCAAAAGCAGAATTAGAGCATATGAAATTGGAAATCGAAACTATCAAGAAACTTGGCATTAACGGATTTGTTTTTGGGATTTTGAATAAAGATAAAACTATTAATATCGAACAAAATAAAGCTTTAGTTGAATTGGCAAAACCATTTCCATGTACTTTTCACAGAGCTTTTGATGCTGTTGCTAAGTATGAACAAGCTTTGGAAGATGTTATTACTTGCGGATTTTCAACACTATTAACTTCAGGTACATTTTCTAATGTTATGGAAGGAAAAGAAGTCTTGAAAAAATTAGTTAAACAAGCAAAAAATCGCATCGAAATTATGCCAGGTGGCGGCTTGCGTTCAACCAATATTTCAGAATTGAATCAAACCGTCAATGCAAATTGGTATCATTCATCTGCTATAACCGATGGAACAGAAATTGCAAATTCGAATGAAATTATCGAACTGAAGAATAAACTGCAATCTTAA
- a CDS encoding beta-mannosidase → MFKKIFLFLIIVCCSVSAQTSYRNLSTENWTFNKQNETKKHKATIPGTVHTDLYENQLIPDPFYGANEKQLQWIENENWEYESTFSLSEKEISNENIELEFDGLDTYATIYINGKLILEANNMFRKWTISAKNHLKKGKNHLKIVFLSAVQKGKVEASKLPYTLPEKERVFVRKAQYQFGWDWGPRFVTAGIWKKVQLKFWNSAKIENIKYRQVELNNQNALLEFTTEICVSEVKTIQLKINEKLETFHLKKGTNKVKMHYEISNPKRWWCNGLGFPHQYEFHFSLEQSRKIIDNKELKIGLRTIELVQDKDEFGTSFYFKLNGKPVFMKGANYIPPDSFLPNQTSTNYQQLIQNARKANMNMIRVWGGGVYADDEFYDACDANGILVWQDFMFACAMYPGDEKFIENIKQEVIDNVNRLQNHPSIALWCGNNENDEGWHNWGWQKQFNYSKADSTQIWNDYKKVFHEMIPQTLDSLLSKEKNLYWPSSPSIGWGRKESLTQGDSHYWGVWWGKEPFEMYEKKVGRFMSEYGFQSMPNLETFQKVIAKEDFNFTSKAFKNHQKHPTGFETITEYMTRDFPVPTSMEKYNYVSQLLQAHGMKIAIEAHRLAKPYCMGSLYWQLNDCWPVTSWSTLDYYGNWKAAHYQVKESFAPIFLAVTENENGFSIIGSNDNLEAISGTLAAKLIDFSGKELWTASKECTLDVEKNTTCMQISNVDLPKFKKEKTVLALAFTSNHKKTVAYHYFVKPKELQLEKPTIEINIVGETLIELKTNTLAKNVYLEANSAFFEENYFDLVPGIPKIIKTQKPTQETKIFSLFDAMNE, encoded by the coding sequence ATGTTTAAAAAAATATTCTTGTTTTTGATTATAGTTTGTTGTTCGGTTTCAGCACAGACTTCCTATCGCAATTTGTCGACTGAAAACTGGACATTCAATAAGCAAAACGAAACAAAAAAACATAAGGCAACTATTCCCGGTACCGTTCACACCGATTTATATGAAAATCAATTAATTCCTGATCCATTTTACGGAGCCAATGAAAAACAATTGCAATGGATTGAAAATGAAAATTGGGAATACGAATCCACTTTTTCATTATCTGAAAAAGAAATTTCCAATGAAAATATCGAATTAGAATTTGATGGTTTAGACACTTATGCTACTATTTATATTAATGGGAAACTGATTTTAGAAGCGAATAATATGTTTCGAAAATGGACAATTTCAGCGAAAAATCATCTTAAAAAAGGAAAAAATCATTTAAAAATTGTATTTCTATCAGCCGTTCAAAAAGGAAAAGTAGAAGCTTCAAAACTACCTTATACGTTACCTGAAAAAGAACGTGTTTTTGTAAGAAAAGCACAATATCAATTTGGATGGGATTGGGGTCCACGATTTGTAACCGCTGGCATTTGGAAAAAAGTACAATTGAAATTTTGGAATTCAGCCAAAATTGAAAATATAAAATACCGCCAGGTTGAGCTGAATAACCAAAATGCCCTTTTAGAATTTACAACTGAAATTTGTGTTTCGGAAGTAAAAACAATTCAACTAAAAATTAATGAAAAATTAGAAACATTTCATCTTAAAAAAGGAACGAATAAAGTAAAAATGCATTATGAAATTTCGAACCCAAAACGCTGGTGGTGTAATGGTTTAGGGTTTCCACATCAATATGAATTTCATTTTTCATTGGAACAAAGTCGAAAAATCATAGATAACAAAGAACTTAAAATAGGTTTACGAACCATTGAATTAGTGCAAGATAAAGATGAATTTGGCACAAGCTTTTATTTCAAATTAAACGGCAAACCAGTTTTTATGAAAGGGGCAAATTATATTCCGCCAGACAGTTTTTTGCCAAACCAAACATCAACAAATTATCAGCAACTCATTCAAAACGCGAGAAAAGCCAATATGAATATGATTCGTGTTTGGGGCGGTGGCGTGTATGCCGATGACGAATTTTACGATGCTTGTGATGCCAATGGAATTTTAGTTTGGCAAGATTTTATGTTTGCTTGCGCGATGTATCCGGGTGATGAAAAATTTATAGAAAACATAAAACAAGAAGTCATAGACAATGTAAATCGTTTACAAAACCATCCAAGTATTGCACTTTGGTGCGGCAATAATGAGAATGATGAAGGGTGGCACAATTGGGGTTGGCAAAAACAATTTAATTATTCAAAAGCCGATTCGACTCAAATTTGGAACGATTACAAAAAAGTATTTCATGAAATGATTCCACAAACATTAGATAGTCTTTTATCCAAAGAAAAAAATCTGTATTGGCCTTCTTCACCTTCAATTGGTTGGGGTAGAAAAGAAAGTTTAACACAAGGCGATTCGCATTATTGGGGCGTTTGGTGGGGCAAAGAACCGTTTGAAATGTATGAGAAAAAAGTAGGACGATTTATGAGCGAATATGGATTTCAAAGTATGCCAAATTTAGAAACGTTTCAAAAAGTAATTGCTAAAGAAGATTTTAATTTTACTTCAAAAGCGTTTAAAAATCATCAAAAACATCCTACTGGTTTTGAAACAATTACAGAATACATGACCCGAGATTTTCCTGTGCCAACTTCTATGGAAAAATACAATTATGTTTCGCAATTACTACAAGCTCATGGAATGAAAATCGCAATTGAAGCGCACCGATTAGCGAAACCCTATTGCATGGGATCTTTATATTGGCAATTAAACGATTGTTGGCCTGTGACTTCATGGAGTACTTTGGATTATTACGGCAATTGGAAAGCGGCGCATTACCAAGTCAAAGAAAGTTTTGCTCCGATATTTTTAGCGGTAACAGAAAATGAGAATGGATTTTCCATAATAGGAAGTAACGATAATCTAGAAGCAATATCTGGAACTTTAGCTGCTAAATTGATTGATTTTTCTGGAAAAGAACTTTGGACTGCTTCAAAAGAATGTACTTTGGACGTAGAAAAAAATACAACTTGTATGCAGATTTCGAATGTTGATTTGCCAAAATTCAAAAAAGAAAAAACGGTATTAGCTTTAGCATTTACGAGTAATCATAAAAAAACCGTTGCGTATCATTATTTTGTAAAACCTAAAGAGTTACAACTTGAAAAACCAACTATTGAAATTAATATTGTAGGCGAAACACTTATCGAACTTAAAACAAATACACTTGCAAAAAATGTGTATTTAGAAGCAAATAGTGCTTTTTTTGAAGAAAACTATTTTGATTTAGTGCCCGGAATTCCAAAAATCATTAAGACGCAAAAACCAACTCAAGAAACTAAGATATTTTCTTTATTTGATGCCATGAATGAATAA
- a CDS encoding beta-N-acetylhexosaminidase → MKIIYSFLLFFLFSLSFSQTDIAIIPKPQDVFLKKSSFYITPKTCIQADANSFEASYLKEAIKTQTELNLNINSTNSSKSIQLVLEVPNSSNFNKEHYELVVSNSKITISAFTNQGLFYGIQTLLQLIPFEKKNKIAVPGLKIIDTPMYAWRGMHLDVCRHYFPITFIKKYIDYLAHYKMNTFHWHLTEDQGWRIEIKKYPKLTEIGAWRNGSMTGKYSDQKFDDIKYGGYYTQEEIKEVVAYASQRHITIIPEIEMPGHSLAALAAYPELSCTGGTFEVGKKWGVFDDVYCPKEETFTFLENVLSEVMALFPSEYIHIGGDECPKTRWKSCSHCQKLMQEKGLKDEHELQSYFIQRIEKFVNSKGRKIIGWDEILEGGLAPNAAVMSWRGTEGGIAAAKQKHFVVMTPGSHCYFDHYQGKAENEPLAIGGFTSLEKVYNFNPMPDELNAEERKYILGAQANVWTEYIITTEQVEYMIMPRMSALAEVLWGTAKPENYLDFKTRLQAQENWLKNNNINYRKTSFTE, encoded by the coding sequence ATGAAAATAATCTATTCGTTTCTATTATTTTTTCTATTCTCATTGAGCTTTTCTCAAACAGATATTGCAATTATTCCAAAACCGCAAGACGTATTTTTAAAAAAATCTAGTTTTTATATTACTCCCAAAACATGCATTCAAGCTGATGCAAATTCCTTTGAAGCAAGTTATCTTAAAGAAGCTATAAAAACACAAACCGAATTAAATTTAAACATCAATTCAACAAATAGCTCAAAATCCATTCAGCTAGTATTAGAAGTGCCCAATTCTAGTAATTTCAATAAAGAACACTATGAATTAGTTGTTTCCAATTCAAAAATTACCATTTCGGCTTTTACTAATCAAGGTCTTTTTTATGGCATTCAAACGCTATTGCAACTTATTCCATTTGAAAAAAAGAACAAAATTGCCGTTCCAGGTTTAAAAATAATCGATACACCCATGTATGCTTGGCGTGGCATGCATCTTGATGTTTGCAGACACTACTTCCCTATCACGTTTATCAAAAAATACATTGATTATTTAGCGCATTATAAAATGAATACCTTTCATTGGCATTTAACCGAAGATCAAGGTTGGCGCATCGAAATTAAAAAATATCCCAAGCTAACAGAGATTGGCGCATGGCGAAATGGCTCCATGACAGGAAAATACAGCGACCAAAAATTTGATGACATAAAATATGGAGGCTATTACACCCAAGAAGAAATTAAAGAAGTAGTCGCTTACGCATCACAACGACACATAACAATTATTCCTGAAATTGAGATGCCTGGACATTCACTTGCTGCATTGGCTGCTTATCCCGAATTATCTTGTACGGGTGGAACCTTTGAAGTAGGAAAAAAATGGGGCGTTTTCGATGATGTATATTGCCCTAAAGAAGAAACTTTTACGTTTTTAGAAAATGTGCTGTCCGAAGTAATGGCTTTATTTCCTTCTGAATACATTCATATTGGTGGTGATGAATGCCCAAAAACAAGATGGAAATCCTGTTCGCATTGTCAAAAACTAATGCAAGAAAAAGGATTGAAAGACGAGCATGAATTACAGAGTTATTTTATCCAACGAATCGAAAAATTTGTAAATAGTAAAGGTCGAAAAATTATTGGTTGGGATGAGATTCTAGAAGGCGGATTAGCACCAAATGCAGCTGTTATGAGCTGGCGCGGAACCGAAGGTGGAATTGCAGCTGCCAAACAAAAACATTTTGTAGTGATGACACCCGGCTCACATTGTTACTTTGATCATTACCAAGGAAAAGCAGAAAACGAACCATTAGCCATTGGTGGATTTACATCTTTGGAAAAAGTATATAATTTTAATCCTATGCCTGACGAACTCAATGCAGAAGAAAGAAAGTATATTTTAGGTGCACAAGCAAATGTTTGGACAGAATACATTATTACTACAGAACAAGTTGAATATATGATTATGCCAAGAATGTCCGCGCTGGCTGAAGTTTTATGGGGAACCGCAAAACCAGAAAATTATCTTGATTTTAAAACCCGTTTACAAGCACAAGAAAATTGGCTAAAAAACAACAACATCAATTATAGAAAAACTTCTTTCACAGAATAA
- a CDS encoding carboxypeptidase regulatory-like domain-containing protein gives MKKLILIFAFIFSGVVSAQNIKLEGTVKDASGAVIETANVMAINQTTKAMDAYNITNDKGKFSLNLKPNTEYLIKAGYIGYAPFEKKITTANQNISLEIALKENNEIEAVEIVKEMPVTIKGDTIIYNSDSFTNGTEKKLEDVLKKLPGVEVNKDGEIEVEGKKVQKVMVEGKDFFDGDTKIATKNIPADALDKIQVLRNYNEVSNLKGLENNEENVAINIKLKAGKKNFWFGDVTAGGGFSNKLDRHIFNPKLFFYSPKYSVNVIGNLNNIGELPLTMQDYFKFTGGFKNMTRKSGSTFNVSSNDLGIMGMRNNRAKEIDAKFGAANFSYNPSKAWTISGFGIYSYNKTNLLTENIYNRVDQFNGTPTTVTENKTDKSLQSTDLGLFKISSSYVPSTKVHFDYDALIKTSNQLENQSTVSSLQGDIYTVKKQKPLAINQNLNYYYTLNDKNVFSFEMQNLFQEEDPLYQANLAKLNGQGIPVFSIFQQLNGYNTSQTRNDGNQNRLVKTNKTDTKLDYYYMVTPKSNINVTLGNTYSYQNFNSSIYQILDNGTTNNLTAPENNNQVTYKFNDVFLGLHYKFMTGKFTFNPGFTIHQFNTADTQLNSSHKMSFNRFLPDVYALWQIKKSQTLTYNYSMSNSFTDINKLAQGYVFSNYNSLFSGNRFLENSLSHVHSLRFFKYSMFNFENIFANLTYTKQVNTITNKALLTGVNQVSSSVNMPSNFPNESLSGFGSYGRSFLRYFKADVNAQLSWAKNNNIRILPDNDTDPTNNPAQYQTTKSFTQNYGFSFSTNLKNLPNLEFNYDYTINDFQSQVYYVDNPSITLEYYFLDAFSFTSEYSFYHNRNKAKTVNTEYDFLTASLSYKKKDSKFEYKINATNLLNTTSINDSSFNALGGSTNFSSYYVQPRYLIFSLKYNL, from the coding sequence ATGAAAAAACTTATACTGATATTTGCCTTTATCTTTTCAGGAGTAGTAAGCGCACAAAATATTAAACTAGAAGGAACAGTAAAAGATGCGTCTGGTGCTGTAATAGAAACAGCAAACGTAATGGCTATCAATCAAACTACAAAAGCCATGGACGCCTATAACATTACAAATGACAAAGGTAAATTTTCATTAAATCTAAAGCCAAATACCGAATATCTTATAAAAGCAGGATACATTGGTTATGCTCCTTTTGAGAAAAAAATTACAACGGCAAACCAAAACATTTCACTTGAAATAGCTTTGAAAGAAAACAATGAAATTGAAGCTGTTGAAATTGTAAAAGAAATGCCTGTAACCATTAAAGGTGATACCATAATTTATAATTCAGATTCGTTCACTAATGGAACAGAAAAAAAATTAGAAGACGTTTTAAAGAAGCTGCCGGGTGTTGAAGTTAACAAAGACGGAGAAATTGAAGTTGAGGGCAAAAAAGTACAGAAAGTCATGGTTGAAGGAAAAGACTTTTTCGATGGAGACACTAAAATTGCCACAAAAAATATCCCTGCAGATGCTTTAGATAAAATTCAAGTACTTAGGAATTATAATGAAGTTTCTAATTTGAAAGGTCTTGAAAATAATGAAGAAAATGTAGCGATAAATATTAAACTAAAAGCGGGTAAAAAGAATTTTTGGTTTGGAGATGTAACTGCTGGCGGAGGTTTTAGCAACAAATTAGATCGTCATATATTTAACCCCAAATTATTCTTTTATAGCCCAAAATACAGTGTAAACGTTATTGGTAACCTTAATAATATTGGAGAATTACCTTTAACCATGCAAGATTATTTCAAATTTACTGGCGGGTTTAAAAATATGACTCGTAAAAGCGGAAGTACTTTTAATGTTTCTTCAAATGATTTAGGGATCATGGGAATGCGAAATAATCGTGCTAAAGAAATAGATGCAAAGTTTGGCGCTGCTAACTTCAGTTATAATCCTTCAAAAGCATGGACAATTAGTGGATTTGGAATTTATTCCTACAACAAAACAAATTTGCTTACTGAAAACATTTACAATCGTGTAGATCAATTCAATGGCACACCCACTACAGTTACTGAAAACAAAACAGATAAATCCTTACAAAGCACCGATTTAGGTTTGTTCAAAATAAGTTCTAGTTATGTCCCTTCAACAAAAGTTCATTTTGATTATGATGCTTTGATAAAAACTTCTAATCAACTGGAAAATCAAAGTACAGTTTCAAGTTTACAAGGCGATATTTATACGGTGAAAAAACAAAAACCGTTAGCAATAAATCAAAATTTGAATTACTATTACACACTTAATGATAAAAATGTTTTCTCTTTTGAAATGCAAAATTTATTTCAAGAAGAAGACCCACTTTATCAGGCTAATCTAGCAAAGTTGAATGGACAAGGAATTCCCGTTTTTTCTATTTTTCAACAATTAAATGGATACAATACAAGCCAAACACGAAATGATGGCAATCAAAACAGACTTGTTAAAACAAATAAAACAGATACTAAATTAGATTATTATTACATGGTTACCCCAAAAAGCAACATTAATGTGACTTTAGGAAACACCTATTCGTATCAAAATTTTAATTCTTCAATTTATCAAATTTTAGATAACGGAACAACCAATAATCTTACTGCTCCGGAAAACAACAACCAAGTTACGTATAAATTTAATGATGTATTTTTAGGCTTACACTATAAATTTATGACCGGAAAATTTACATTTAATCCTGGTTTTACTATTCATCAATTTAACACAGCTGACACTCAACTTAACTCATCTCACAAAATGAGTTTCAATAGATTTTTACCAGATGTATATGCACTTTGGCAAATTAAAAAATCACAAACACTTACATACAACTATTCCATGAGTAATAGTTTTACAGATATTAATAAATTAGCTCAAGGCTATGTGTTTTCTAATTATAATAGCTTGTTTAGTGGAAATAGATTTTTAGAAAATTCATTATCTCACGTGCATTCTTTACGTTTCTTTAAATATAGTATGTTTAATTTTGAAAATATTTTCGCCAATTTAACCTATACTAAACAAGTTAATACAATAACCAATAAAGCATTATTAACTGGTGTAAATCAAGTATCTTCTTCTGTGAATATGCCTTCAAATTTTCCAAATGAATCTTTATCTGGTTTTGGAAGTTATGGGCGTTCATTTTTAAGATATTTCAAAGCAGATGTTAATGCGCAACTTTCTTGGGCAAAAAATAACAATATTCGTATCTTACCAGATAATGATACTGATCCAACTAACAATCCTGCTCAATATCAAACAACAAAATCTTTTACACAAAATTATGGTTTCAGTTTTTCTACAAATCTTAAAAACTTACCTAATTTAGAATTCAATTATGACTATACTATTAATGATTTTCAAAGTCAAGTTTATTATGTAGATAATCCTTCTATTACCTTAGAGTATTATTTTTTAGATGCTTTCTCTTTTACATCTGAATATAGTTTTTACCATAATAGAAATAAAGCAAAAACAGTTAATACAGAATATGATTTTCTTACCGCTTCGTTAAGCTATAAAAAGAAAGACAGTAAATTTGAATATAAAATCAATGCTACAAATTTATTAAATACAACAAGTATTAATGACAGTAGTTTCAATGCTCTGGGGGGTTCTACAAACTTCTCGAGTTATTACGTACAGCCACGTTATTTAATATTTAGTCTAAAATATAATTTATAA